A region of Thermobifida halotolerans DNA encodes the following proteins:
- a CDS encoding helix-turn-helix domain-containing protein, producing the protein MTAERPLATRAAIEAAITVRELNPDHPVLPAEFWTHPAVAQAVARLDITALLRRIRALTPMTQEQIARLTGTTQATISRIEHGRTQPRDLDRVRAFLTGLGAPTPETARANPLDGYTVRAVIAEDPDGHTVVLHVPAPALTSALSYTEPREPVPLPPPPTHPDWPPPR; encoded by the coding sequence ATGACCGCCGAACGACCCCTGGCCACGCGCGCCGCGATCGAGGCCGCCATCACCGTCCGCGAACTCAACCCCGACCACCCCGTCCTCCCCGCCGAGTTCTGGACCCACCCGGCCGTGGCCCAGGCGGTGGCCCGCCTCGACATCACCGCCCTCCTCCGCCGCATCCGCGCCCTGACCCCCATGACCCAGGAGCAGATCGCCCGCCTCACCGGAACGACCCAGGCCACCATCTCGCGCATCGAACACGGCCGCACCCAACCGCGCGACCTCGACCGGGTACGCGCCTTCCTCACCGGCCTCGGCGCCCCCACCCCCGAAACCGCACGCGCCAACCCCCTGGACGGCTACACCGTGCGCGCCGTCATCGCCGAAGACCCCGACGGACACACCGTGGTCCTGCACGTGCCCGCCCCCGCGCTCACCAGCGCCCTGAGCTACACCGAGCCGCGCGAACCCGTTCCGCTGCCCCCACCCCCCACCCACCCCGACTGGCCCCCACCCCGCTGA
- the msrB gene encoding peptide-methionine (R)-S-oxide reductase MsrB, translating into MNDSNTPVNRSEEEWRAVLDPEAFAVLRQGATERPWSGEYVSTKTQGVYRCRACGAELFRSEHKFDSHCGWPSFYDPAESSAVTLHEDHSLGMVRTEVRCARCGSHLGHVFHGEGYPTPTDDRYCINSVALTLEAEDTVE; encoded by the coding sequence ATGAATGACTCGAACACACCGGTCAACCGGTCCGAGGAGGAGTGGCGGGCGGTCCTCGACCCCGAGGCGTTCGCGGTCCTGCGCCAGGGCGCCACGGAGCGCCCGTGGAGCGGCGAGTACGTGTCGACCAAGACCCAGGGGGTCTACCGTTGCCGCGCGTGCGGGGCGGAGCTGTTCCGCTCGGAGCACAAGTTCGACTCCCACTGCGGGTGGCCGAGCTTCTACGACCCCGCCGAGAGTTCGGCGGTGACCCTGCACGAGGACCACTCCCTGGGCATGGTGCGCACCGAGGTCCGCTGCGCCCGATGCGGCTCCCACCTGGGACATGTGTTCCACGGGGAGGGCTACCCCACCCCAACAGACGACCGCTACTGCATCAATTCGGTGGCTTTGACCTTGGAAGCGGAGGACACAGTGGAATAG
- the glgX gene encoding glycogen debranching protein GlgX → MVEVWPGTSYPLGATYDGSGTNFSLFSEVATGVELCLFDDDGAETRIALTERDGHVWHGYLPGAGPGQRYGYRVHGPHDPARGLRCNPNKLLVDPYAKAIDGRIDWHESLFDYHFDDPSRVNDHDSAPYLPKCVVVSPYFDWGNEKRPAIPYHETVIYETHVRGLTVRHPEVPERLRGTYAGMAHPAVVEHLLKLGVTAVELMPVHHFLPEHALVARGLTNYWGYNTLAFLAPDSGYAAFGTRGEQVQEFKAMVKALHEAGIEVILDVVYNHTAEGDHMGPTLSLRGIDNLAYYRVREDDRRYYLDYTGCGNSLNMRHPHSLQLIMDSLRYWVLDMHVDGFRFDLASALAREFHDVDRLSTFFDIVQQDPVISQVKLIAEPWDVGPGGYQVGNFPPLWTEWNGKYRDTVRDFWRGYPVLPELASRLSGSSDLYQADGRRPVASINFVTCHDGFTLADLVSYDAKHNEANGEHNRDGTDDNRSWNHGVEGPTDDPAVNGLRRRQMRNMITTLMLSQGVPMLSHGDEVGRTQGGNNNAYCQDNEIAWVDWKLAGEQEDLLEFVRSLSRLRREHPVFRRRRFFQGNLSESGEQRDIAWLRPDGRLMADSDWGRGGRALGVFLNGDAITEPDRMGRTVRDDSFLLLLNAGISDVRFTLPDRSYGTAWETVLDTAQPDVADRPPLPAGGVVTVIDRAFLVLRRVGEAAGN, encoded by the coding sequence ATGGTGGAAGTCTGGCCCGGCACCTCCTATCCGCTCGGAGCCACCTACGACGGTTCCGGCACGAATTTCTCGCTCTTCTCCGAAGTCGCCACCGGAGTGGAGCTGTGCCTGTTCGACGACGACGGCGCCGAGACCCGGATCGCGCTGACCGAGCGGGACGGCCACGTCTGGCACGGCTACCTGCCGGGCGCCGGTCCCGGGCAGCGCTACGGCTACCGGGTGCACGGCCCCCACGACCCGGCGCGCGGCCTGCGCTGCAACCCCAACAAGCTGCTGGTCGACCCCTACGCCAAGGCCATCGACGGGCGGATCGACTGGCACGAGTCGCTGTTCGACTACCACTTCGACGACCCCTCGCGCGTCAACGACCACGACAGCGCCCCCTACCTGCCCAAGTGCGTGGTGGTCAGCCCCTACTTCGACTGGGGCAACGAGAAGCGGCCCGCCATCCCCTACCACGAGACGGTCATCTACGAGACGCACGTGCGCGGGCTGACCGTGCGCCACCCCGAGGTGCCCGAGCGGCTGCGCGGCACCTACGCGGGCATGGCCCACCCCGCGGTCGTCGAACACCTGCTGAAACTGGGCGTCACCGCCGTCGAGCTGATGCCGGTGCACCACTTCCTGCCCGAGCACGCCCTGGTCGCGCGGGGCCTGACCAACTACTGGGGGTACAACACGCTGGCGTTCCTGGCGCCCGACAGCGGCTACGCGGCCTTCGGCACGCGCGGCGAGCAGGTGCAGGAGTTCAAGGCGATGGTCAAGGCCCTGCACGAGGCGGGCATCGAGGTCATCCTGGACGTGGTCTACAACCACACCGCCGAGGGCGACCACATGGGGCCGACGCTGTCGCTGCGCGGCATCGACAACCTCGCCTACTACCGGGTGCGCGAGGACGACCGGCGCTACTACCTCGACTACACCGGCTGCGGCAACAGCCTCAACATGCGGCATCCGCACTCGCTGCAGCTCATCATGGACTCGCTGCGGTACTGGGTGCTGGACATGCACGTCGACGGGTTCCGCTTCGACCTGGCCTCGGCGCTGGCCCGGGAGTTCCACGACGTGGACCGGCTCAGCACGTTCTTCGACATCGTGCAGCAGGACCCGGTGATCTCGCAGGTCAAGCTGATCGCCGAGCCGTGGGACGTGGGTCCGGGCGGCTACCAGGTGGGCAACTTCCCGCCGCTGTGGACCGAGTGGAACGGCAAGTACCGCGACACCGTCCGCGACTTCTGGCGCGGCTATCCGGTGCTGCCCGAACTGGCCTCGCGCCTGTCGGGCTCCTCCGACCTGTACCAGGCCGACGGGCGCCGCCCGGTGGCCTCCATCAACTTCGTCACCTGCCACGACGGCTTCACCCTCGCCGACCTGGTCTCCTACGACGCAAAGCACAACGAGGCCAACGGCGAGCACAACCGCGACGGCACCGACGACAACCGGTCGTGGAACCACGGCGTGGAGGGCCCCACCGACGACCCGGCGGTCAACGGACTGCGCCGCCGCCAGATGCGCAACATGATCACCACGCTGATGCTCAGCCAGGGCGTGCCGATGCTGTCGCACGGCGACGAGGTGGGCCGCACCCAGGGCGGCAACAACAACGCCTACTGCCAGGACAACGAGATCGCCTGGGTGGACTGGAAGCTGGCGGGCGAACAGGAGGACCTGCTGGAGTTCGTGCGCTCGCTGTCCCGGCTGCGCCGCGAGCACCCGGTGTTCCGCCGCCGCCGGTTCTTCCAGGGAAACCTCTCCGAGAGCGGGGAGCAGCGCGACATCGCGTGGCTGCGTCCGGACGGCCGGCTCATGGCCGACTCCGACTGGGGGCGGGGTGGGCGCGCGCTCGGCGTGTTCCTCAACGGCGACGCCATCACCGAACCCGACCGTATGGGCCGCACCGTACGCGACGACTCGTTCCTGCTGCTGCTGAACGCGGGCATCAGCGACGTGCGCTTCACCCTGCCGGACCGCAGTTACGGCACGGCCTGGGAGACGGTTCTGGACACGGCGCAACCGGATGTGGCGGACCGTCCCCCACTGCCCGCGGGCGGCGTGGTGACGGTGATCGACCGGGCGTTTCTGGTGCTCAGGCGAGTCGGGGAGGCGGCGGGGAACTGA
- a CDS encoding ATP-binding protein, translating into MSVAFSSFPGVSGSVADARRFVTAAIRLCPRITAPEEVLDRAELIISELATNAIRHTRSGDPGESFAVRVQVDHRGVRAEVRTRAPRLWHCVPRVVTPGDPFAEHGRGLLLVDRLATRWGVLAPWEGGVYFALHWPTGHHGTEAKE; encoded by the coding sequence GTGAGTGTCGCTTTCTCGTCGTTTCCCGGCGTTTCCGGCAGCGTGGCCGATGCCCGCCGGTTCGTCACCGCGGCGATCCGGCTCTGCCCCCGCATCACCGCACCCGAGGAGGTGCTCGACCGGGCCGAACTGATCATCTCCGAACTCGCCACGAACGCGATCCGGCACACCCGCTCGGGTGATCCCGGCGAGTCCTTCGCCGTGCGCGTCCAGGTGGATCACCGGGGCGTGCGGGCCGAGGTGCGCACCCGGGCCCCCCGCCTGTGGCACTGCGTTCCGCGCGTGGTCACGCCCGGCGACCCGTTCGCCGAGCACGGCCGAGGCCTACTGCTGGTGGACCGCCTGGCCACTCGATGGGGGGTCCTCGCCCCGTGGGAGGGCGGCGTGTACTTCGCCCTGCACTGGCCCACCGGCCACCACGGCACCGAGGCGAAGGAGTGA
- the hemQ gene encoding hydrogen peroxide-dependent heme synthase: MWSVFRVDDAAALDRAAAADEVTGLFDAAADKGTVTRGVYDVQGFRADADVMFWWIADTPEQLQGIYADFRRTALGRAATPVWSAIGLHRPAEFNRGHVPAFLAGEEPRDYLCVYPFVRSYEWYLLPDAERRQMLAEHGRMAAPFPDVRANTVSTFALSDYEWLLAFEADQLHRIVDLMRELRGAEARRHTRLEVPFYTGRRKSVAELVESLP; this comes from the coding sequence ATGTGGTCGGTGTTCCGGGTGGACGACGCCGCGGCGCTGGACCGCGCCGCGGCGGCGGACGAGGTGACGGGGCTGTTCGACGCGGCCGCGGACAAGGGCACGGTCACCCGGGGCGTCTACGACGTGCAGGGCTTCCGCGCCGACGCCGACGTCATGTTCTGGTGGATCGCCGACACCCCCGAGCAGCTCCAGGGCATCTACGCGGACTTCCGCCGCACCGCGCTGGGCCGGGCCGCCACCCCGGTGTGGTCGGCGATCGGCCTGCACCGCCCCGCGGAGTTCAACCGGGGCCACGTCCCGGCGTTCCTGGCCGGTGAGGAGCCGCGCGACTACCTGTGCGTGTACCCCTTCGTGCGATCCTACGAGTGGTACCTGCTGCCCGACGCCGAACGCCGCCAGATGCTCGCCGAGCACGGCCGGATGGCCGCTCCCTTCCCGGACGTGCGCGCCAACACGGTGTCCACGTTCGCCCTGAGCGACTACGAGTGGCTGCTCGCCTTCGAGGCCGACCAACTGCACCGTATCGTCGACCTGATGCGCGAGTTGCGCGGCGCGGAGGCCCGCCGCCACACCCGCCTGGAGGTCCCGTTCTACACCGGCAGGCGCAAGAGCGTGGCCGAACTGGTCGAGTCGCTGCCCTAG
- the pssA gene encoding CDP-diacylglycerol--serine O-phosphatidyltransferase, producing the protein MDRRFAPGRPASTATDPATAPPDAAEESSRPRLSLADYFTLGNALCGFMAVCQLAAAQMAHIAAGFPGPLPREAVATSIILLLGAAAFDLFDGRVARRLGGSVMGAELDNLADVISFGFAPAFFVVSWGSFVPPNGSVLAVIAAAAVLLAVVVRLARFSCQAPGEHHFTGLPSPFGAMAVIVIVLLHPPVYTGIAAILLVAWLMVSHIRYPKPRGRSAYAVLAAIACGAGCLVAWAMDAPGGMLLLTSGAVLMLLVVATAPLLLRR; encoded by the coding sequence TTGGACAGAAGGTTCGCGCCGGGGAGACCCGCCTCGACCGCGACTGACCCGGCGACCGCACCGCCGGACGCGGCCGAGGAGTCGTCGAGACCCCGGCTGTCCCTGGCCGACTACTTCACCCTCGGCAACGCCCTGTGCGGGTTCATGGCGGTCTGCCAGCTCGCCGCGGCGCAGATGGCGCACATCGCCGCAGGGTTTCCCGGTCCGCTGCCGCGCGAGGCGGTGGCGACGTCGATCATCCTGCTGCTGGGCGCCGCCGCCTTCGACCTGTTCGACGGGCGGGTGGCCCGCAGGCTCGGCGGCAGCGTCATGGGCGCCGAACTGGACAACCTGGCCGACGTCATCAGCTTCGGGTTCGCCCCGGCGTTCTTCGTCGTCTCCTGGGGTTCCTTCGTCCCCCCGAACGGATCGGTGCTGGCGGTCATCGCCGCGGCGGCGGTACTGCTGGCGGTCGTGGTGCGGCTGGCGCGGTTCTCCTGCCAGGCCCCCGGTGAACACCACTTCACCGGGCTGCCCAGCCCGTTCGGGGCGATGGCGGTCATCGTCATCGTGCTGCTCCACCCGCCGGTCTACACGGGGATCGCCGCGATCCTCCTCGTGGCCTGGCTGATGGTCAGCCACATCCGGTACCCGAAGCCGCGGGGCCGGTCCGCCTACGCGGTCCTCGCGGCGATCGCGTGCGGAGCGGGCTGCCTGGTGGCCTGGGCGATGGACGCTCCCGGAGGGATGCTCCTGCTCACCTCCGGGGCGGTGCTGATGCTGCTGGTCGTGGCGACGGCACCGCTGCTGCTGCGCAGGTGA
- a CDS encoding DUF397 domain-containing protein, which translates to MSTHDLSWHKSSYSNPSGGHCVEVAETPRAVLVRDTQHRESGHLDFTVSAWSAFLAEIKTGRL; encoded by the coding sequence ATGAGTACCCATGATCTGAGCTGGCACAAGTCCAGCTATAGCAACCCAAGTGGCGGACACTGTGTCGAGGTCGCGGAGACTCCGCGTGCGGTGCTGGTGCGTGACACTCAGCACCGGGAGTCGGGCCACCTGGACTTCACGGTGTCGGCCTGGTCCGCGTTCCTGGCGGAGATCAAGACAGGGCGCCTGTAG
- a CDS encoding helix-turn-helix domain-containing protein, translating to MSRGRWAKIGKQLRAHRERAGLSQTDLARRVLLSPAMLSAMERGARGIKREHLERIDRELDTGNALANLWDRTSESALPTWYQDAAKRERASTEIWEYHPLLVPGLLQTEAYAGCLLTMGLPRESPAEISELLQARMDRKAILKSERPPFLLVVLDGSVLSRPVGGKKVMHEQLGHLLDLGERPNISLQVIPFETERHPGLFHAFSLFMVPNQGTVLYTETRHSGTPTDDPGIVADYARHYGDLRGAALPQEASLQLIAQAQQEFS from the coding sequence GTGAGTAGAGGGCGCTGGGCCAAGATCGGCAAGCAGTTACGTGCTCACCGTGAAAGAGCAGGTCTTTCTCAAACCGATCTGGCCAGAAGAGTTCTACTCTCCCCTGCCATGCTCAGTGCAATGGAACGGGGAGCGCGAGGAATCAAACGGGAGCATCTGGAACGTATCGACCGCGAGCTTGACACAGGGAATGCCCTGGCGAACCTCTGGGACCGTACATCTGAGTCAGCGCTGCCCACGTGGTACCAGGACGCGGCCAAGCGTGAGCGCGCCTCTACAGAGATCTGGGAGTATCATCCACTTCTTGTCCCGGGCCTGTTGCAGACAGAAGCGTACGCTGGGTGCCTCCTCACGATGGGTCTTCCTCGCGAGAGTCCAGCGGAGATCAGTGAGTTGCTTCAAGCCCGCATGGACCGAAAGGCGATCTTGAAGTCCGAGCGTCCACCGTTCCTCTTGGTGGTGCTTGATGGTTCGGTGCTAAGCCGTCCGGTGGGAGGGAAGAAGGTCATGCACGAACAGCTCGGCCACCTTCTAGACCTGGGCGAGCGCCCGAACATCTCTCTACAGGTCATCCCCTTCGAGACCGAGCGACACCCTGGCCTGTTTCACGCGTTCTCCCTGTTCATGGTGCCCAACCAAGGAACGGTGCTGTACACGGAAACTCGACACTCTGGTACGCCCACTGATGATCCGGGCATAGTTGCCGATTACGCTCGACACTACGGAGACCTCCGGGGAGCTGCTCTACCTCAAGAGGCGTCCCTTCAGCTCATCGCACAAGCTCAGCAGGAGTTTTCATGA
- the hemG gene encoding protoporphyrinogen oxidase, with product METTPHTVVVGGGVSGLAAAHRLAQSGHRVTVLEAAPRPGGKLAAERVAGVPVDVGAEAVLARRPEALALIDELGLGDRIAHPGVVASRLYSRGRLRDFPDGHVMGVPGDIAALARSGILSPAGVLRAARDLVWPATPVRSDVPVATYIGIRMGREVVDRLVEPLLGGVYAGRADLLSLDATLPQIAPSARTERSLAAAVRASHPRTTAPSAEPPPPLFATLRGGLATLVDALAAQPGVTVETAAPVRELRRTERGWRLAVGPESRTRVVDADAVVVACPAPEAARLLRREAPRAAVELGGVDHADMAVVTLAYPLSAFPAPPTGSGFLVPAVERRTIKAVTFSSVKWPWLAEELRAVHPGTKTVLLRCSIGRFGDEAVLERDDGELVDLAAADLADICGVDGPPLDSHVTRWEAGLPQYSVGHRDRVARIRSALAEQEGIAVCGAVYDGVGVPACLGSAAEAARLISTTTARRRSHT from the coding sequence ATGGAGACGACACCACACACCGTGGTGGTCGGTGGCGGCGTGTCGGGTCTGGCCGCCGCCCACCGACTCGCGCAGAGCGGACACCGCGTCACCGTGCTGGAGGCCGCGCCGCGTCCGGGCGGCAAACTCGCGGCGGAGAGGGTCGCGGGAGTGCCCGTCGACGTCGGAGCCGAGGCGGTGCTGGCCCGCCGCCCCGAAGCGCTCGCCCTCATCGACGAGCTCGGCCTGGGCGACCGGATCGCCCACCCCGGCGTCGTGGCGTCGCGCCTGTACAGCCGCGGCAGGCTGCGGGACTTCCCCGACGGCCACGTCATGGGGGTGCCCGGCGACATCGCGGCGCTGGCCCGCAGCGGGATCCTCTCACCCGCCGGAGTGCTGCGCGCCGCCCGCGACCTGGTCTGGCCCGCCACACCGGTCCGCTCCGACGTCCCGGTCGCCACCTACATCGGCATCCGCATGGGCCGCGAGGTCGTGGACCGGCTCGTGGAACCGCTCCTGGGCGGCGTGTACGCGGGACGCGCCGACCTGCTCTCCCTGGACGCCACCCTGCCGCAGATCGCGCCGTCAGCGCGCACGGAGCGCTCCCTGGCCGCCGCGGTGCGCGCCTCGCACCCCCGCACCACCGCGCCCTCCGCCGAGCCGCCACCCCCGCTCTTCGCCACCCTTCGGGGCGGGCTGGCCACCCTCGTCGACGCCCTGGCCGCACAGCCCGGCGTGACCGTGGAGACCGCGGCGCCCGTGCGTGAACTGCGCCGCACCGAGCGGGGATGGCGGCTGGCCGTGGGGCCGGAGTCCCGGACCCGCGTGGTCGACGCCGACGCCGTCGTCGTGGCCTGCCCCGCACCGGAGGCGGCCCGGCTGCTGCGCCGCGAGGCGCCGCGCGCGGCGGTCGAACTGGGCGGCGTCGACCACGCCGACATGGCCGTGGTCACCCTGGCCTACCCGCTCTCGGCGTTTCCCGCCCCGCCCACCGGAAGCGGGTTCCTGGTCCCCGCGGTGGAGAGGCGCACCATCAAGGCGGTGACCTTCAGCAGCGTGAAGTGGCCGTGGCTGGCCGAGGAGCTGCGTGCGGTCCACCCCGGCACCAAGACGGTGCTGCTGCGCTGTTCCATCGGCCGCTTCGGCGACGAGGCCGTGCTGGAGCGCGACGACGGCGAACTGGTGGACCTGGCGGCGGCCGACCTCGCCGACATCTGCGGGGTCGACGGCCCCCCGCTCGACAGCCACGTCACCAGGTGGGAGGCGGGCCTGCCCCAGTACTCCGTGGGACACCGCGACCGGGTCGCCCGGATACGTTCGGCACTGGCCGAACAGGAGGGGATCGCGGTCTGCGGCGCCGTCTACGACGGTGTGGGCGTTCCCGCCTGCCTGGGCAGCGCCGCGGAGGCCGCCCGACTGATCAGCACGACAACCGCACGACGAAGGAGTCACACGTGA
- a CDS encoding phosphatidylserine decarboxylase has protein sequence MTSDRNQAVSRRPLPRMARGSAPWLVPALTAAGVCVLASRGSRVRKALAVPVVGLAAGMVWFFRDPDRGPASGRFLSAADGVVQSIDPLPDGRTRIAVFMNPLNVHVNRAPLAGVVTGLEHRPGGFRPAFDKDSELNERVIWTFDTEMGEVTVIQIAGAMVRRIVPYHQIGTKVEQGERIGLIRFGSRVDVYLPPGVTPAVEVGQKVRAGETRLDRD, from the coding sequence ATGACCTCCGACCGCAACCAGGCCGTTTCCCGACGGCCGCTGCCGCGTATGGCCCGCGGTTCCGCTCCCTGGCTGGTCCCCGCGCTGACCGCCGCGGGCGTCTGTGTGCTCGCGAGCCGGGGGTCACGGGTGCGCAAGGCACTCGCCGTCCCCGTGGTGGGACTGGCGGCGGGGATGGTGTGGTTCTTCCGCGACCCCGACCGCGGCCCCGCGAGCGGTCGGTTCCTCTCCGCCGCCGACGGTGTCGTCCAGAGCATCGATCCGCTGCCCGACGGCAGGACCCGGATCGCGGTCTTCATGAACCCCCTGAACGTCCATGTGAACCGGGCTCCGCTCGCCGGTGTGGTGACCGGGCTCGAACACCGTCCCGGCGGCTTCCGTCCGGCCTTCGACAAGGACAGCGAACTCAATGAACGCGTCATCTGGACCTTCGACACCGAAATGGGCGAAGTCACGGTCATTCAGATCGCCGGGGCGATGGTCCGTCGCATCGTCCCGTATCACCAGATCGGCACGAAGGTCGAGCAGGGCGAAAGGATCGGTCTCATCCGGTTCGGTTCTCGAGTCGACGTCTATCTCCCCCCGGGCGTCACGCCTGCCGTGGAGGTTGGACAGAAGGTTCGCGCCGGGGAGACCCGCCTCGACCGCGACTGA
- a CDS encoding isovaleryl-CoA dehydrogenase: MARTHEVFNQPSPLADYDVAADPVLGEGLEREGGGWAAEEVGELGRLAGSARARSWGEQANTHTPVLRTHDRYGHRVDEVDFHPAWHVLMDTAVTHGLHAAPWTDGRAGAHVARAAKFFVWSQAEAGHGCPISMTYAAVPALRHSPDLAARFEPLLAARVYDFGLRPPHTKRGLLAGMSMTEKQGGSDVRANTTRAVAAPDGSYRLRGHKWFTSAPMGDVFLTLAQADEGLTCFLVPRVLEDGSRNALSIQRLKDKLGNRSNASAELEYDGAHAWLVGEPGQGVRTIIEMVNATRLDCVIGSAAGMRAALSEAVHHATERRAFGRRLVEQPLMRNVLADLALESEAATTLMLRLAGAADRAVRGDAHEAAFRRLAVPVGKFWVTKRQPAHVAEALECLGGNGYVEESGMPRLFRESPLNSVWEGSGNVAALDVLRAMRREPDSVEAFRAELALAEGADPRLDAAVKRLLAALGDPESAEYRARSVVESMALCLQASLLVRHAPTAVADAFVASRLDGGWGHVFGTLPPSVDTGAVLERHRPRR, from the coding sequence ATGGCACGCACACACGAGGTGTTCAACCAGCCCAGTCCGCTGGCCGACTACGACGTCGCCGCCGACCCCGTCCTCGGGGAGGGGCTGGAGCGCGAGGGCGGCGGCTGGGCGGCCGAGGAGGTGGGCGAGCTGGGGCGGCTCGCCGGAAGCGCCCGCGCCCGCTCCTGGGGCGAGCAGGCCAACACCCACACCCCGGTGCTGCGCACCCACGACCGCTACGGCCACCGCGTCGACGAGGTCGACTTCCACCCCGCCTGGCACGTCCTCATGGACACCGCCGTCACCCACGGGCTGCACGCCGCCCCCTGGACCGACGGCCGCGCCGGGGCGCACGTGGCGCGGGCCGCCAAGTTCTTCGTGTGGAGCCAGGCCGAGGCCGGACACGGCTGCCCGATCTCCATGACGTACGCGGCCGTGCCCGCCCTGCGGCACTCCCCCGACCTGGCCGCGCGGTTCGAGCCGCTGCTGGCCGCACGCGTCTACGACTTCGGGCTGCGGCCCCCGCACACCAAGCGCGGCCTGCTGGCGGGCATGTCCATGACCGAGAAGCAGGGCGGCTCCGACGTGCGCGCCAACACCACCCGCGCGGTGGCCGCCCCCGACGGCTCCTACCGGCTGCGCGGTCACAAGTGGTTCACCTCCGCGCCCATGGGCGACGTGTTCCTCACCCTCGCCCAGGCGGACGAGGGGCTGACCTGCTTCCTGGTGCCGCGGGTGCTGGAGGACGGCTCCCGCAACGCGCTGAGCATCCAGCGGCTCAAGGACAAGCTCGGCAACCGCTCCAACGCCTCGGCGGAACTGGAGTACGACGGCGCGCACGCCTGGCTGGTCGGAGAACCGGGGCAGGGGGTGCGCACCATCATCGAGATGGTCAACGCCACCCGGCTGGACTGCGTGATCGGCTCGGCCGCGGGCATGCGCGCGGCCCTGTCGGAGGCGGTCCACCACGCCACCGAGCGCCGCGCCTTCGGCAGGAGGCTCGTCGAGCAGCCGCTGATGCGCAACGTGCTGGCCGACCTGGCCCTGGAGTCGGAGGCCGCCACCACCCTGATGCTGCGGTTGGCCGGTGCGGCCGACCGCGCCGTGCGCGGCGACGCGCACGAGGCCGCGTTCCGCCGCCTGGCGGTGCCCGTGGGCAAGTTCTGGGTGACCAAACGCCAGCCCGCGCACGTGGCCGAGGCCCTGGAGTGCCTGGGCGGCAACGGCTACGTCGAGGAGTCCGGCATGCCCCGGCTGTTCCGCGAGTCCCCGCTCAACTCCGTCTGGGAGGGGTCCGGCAACGTCGCCGCCCTGGACGTGCTGCGGGCCATGCGCCGCGAACCGGACAGCGTCGAGGCGTTCCGCGCCGAACTGGCCCTGGCCGAGGGAGCCGACCCGCGCCTGGACGCGGCCGTCAAGCGGCTGCTGGCCGCCCTGGGCGACCCGGAGTCCGCCGAGTACCGCGCCCGCTCCGTGGTGGAGTCGATGGCGTTGTGCCTGCAGGCGTCCCTGCTGGTGCGGCACGCCCCGACGGCCGTCGCCGACGCCTTCGTCGCCTCGCGGCTGGACGGCGGGTGGGGCCACGTCTTCGGCACGCTGCCGCCCTCCGTCGACACCGGGGCCGTCCTGGAACGCCACCGGCCGCGCCGCTGA